Proteins from a genomic interval of Treponema brennaborense DSM 12168:
- a CDS encoding GyrI-like domain-containing protein — MDYEVVRLQDSLAAGLAGRTNNAASDMGAVIGGLWERFYGAGVYAAIPHKVNDFALGIYTDYAGTERDDYTVLTACAVSDVTDMPAGVTVKKIPSGPYAKFIVKGPMHTAVAEFWQKLWRMDLPRSFVCDFEEYRNDDMEHAEIHMYIGLKR; from the coding sequence ATGGATTATGAAGTTGTACGGTTGCAGGATTCCCTTGCCGCGGGACTGGCGGGGCGCACGAATAACGCCGCTTCCGACATGGGAGCGGTAATCGGCGGTTTATGGGAGCGTTTTTACGGAGCGGGCGTGTATGCTGCCATTCCGCACAAAGTGAACGATTTCGCGCTGGGTATTTATACCGATTACGCCGGAACCGAACGCGACGATTATACGGTACTGACTGCGTGTGCGGTTTCCGACGTTACGGATATGCCTGCCGGTGTTACCGTGAAAAAGATTCCCTCCGGACCGTATGCAAAATTTATCGTAAAAGGTCCCATGCACACTGCCGTCGCCGAATTTTGGCAGAAATTATGGCGGATGGATTTGCCCCGTTCGTTCGTATGCGATTTTGAAGAATACCGGAACGACGACATGGAACACGCCGAAATTCATATGTATATCGGTCTGAAACGATAA
- a CDS encoding GntR family transcriptional regulator, which translates to MTKQEPSPHEAIYTDIQQRIRSGTYAPGEKLSETRLAEEFNCSRMPVREAFKHLEQDGLVSIQPKSGTYVRTYTADEIRNAIEIRAYLEALAFSLLIERDSDISPIRQYLDNMETYMQQEPFDLAAFGENHYLFHRELVIQSGNPLLVELYDKLHLNAVHKMFFSPMNKRDMAITHSEHKKIVTYIQEHNPKGEKFIILHLWNRKRNMLLQFAARQEI; encoded by the coding sequence ATGACTAAACAAGAACCATCACCGCACGAAGCGATCTACACCGACATACAGCAGCGTATCCGTTCCGGTACGTACGCACCCGGTGAAAAACTGTCGGAAACGCGGCTTGCGGAAGAGTTCAACTGTTCCCGCATGCCGGTACGAGAAGCGTTCAAACATCTTGAACAGGACGGACTGGTTTCCATACAGCCGAAATCGGGCACGTACGTCCGCACGTATACGGCCGACGAAATCAGAAATGCAATCGAAATCAGAGCCTACCTTGAAGCGCTCGCGTTTTCCCTGCTTATCGAGCGCGACAGCGATATTTCGCCGATACGGCAGTATCTCGACAATATGGAAACGTATATGCAGCAGGAGCCGTTCGACCTCGCTGCGTTCGGCGAAAATCACTACCTTTTTCACCGGGAATTGGTTATCCAGTCGGGGAATCCCCTGCTCGTCGAGTTATACGATAAACTGCACCTGAACGCAGTCCACAAAATGTTTTTCAGCCCGATGAACAAACGGGATATGGCGATAACGCATTCGGAACACAAAAAAATCGTTACTTATATACAAGAACATAATCCGAAAGGAGAAAAATTCATCATTCTGCATTTATGGAACCGAAAACGGAACATGCTGCTCCAATTTGCCGCCCGGCAGGAAATCTGA
- a CDS encoding ABC transporter ATP-binding protein, whose product MKNLFKRYFALTDKGAGDLVKASFSSFSVYIVNMFPAILLMFVFDGLVSGNLKNTVFYVSFSAAILVVMYILLRVEYNTLYNSTYRESANLRLDIADTLRNLPLSYFSTHNLSDLSQTIMADVAAIEHAMSHAMAKAVGFFLFFPLVSVLLLKGNLKLGLAVVLPIVVGFLLIVWSKKIQLKENGTYYETLRDNSDSFQEAIELQQEIKSFNLTEKTKRALYEKMEASEKIHLKAELTAAVPLLSSGLIVQIAFAVVLLVGTGLFLKGEINIVYLIGYILVSMKIKEAVDGVSQNIAELYYIDSMINRIKEMKRTETQKGRDTELTSYDIELENVSFSYRKDTAVLENISFTANQNEVTALVGASGCGKTSILRLISRLYDYEHGTIKIGGVDIKEISAESLFAKTSVVFQDVILFNTTVLENIRIGNKTATDAEVKAAARLANCEEFIAGLPNGYDTVIGENGATLSGGERQRLSIARAFLKNAPIILLDEIAASLDVDNEKKIQESLNELTKNKTVVIISHRLKSVENVDKIVVIADGKAEAVGKHAELMSSSKTYRNLVEKAKLAEAFKY is encoded by the coding sequence ATGAAAAATTTATTTAAAAGATATTTCGCGCTGACGGATAAAGGCGCCGGCGATTTGGTAAAAGCGAGTTTTTCATCGTTTTCCGTATATATCGTCAATATGTTTCCGGCGATACTGCTGATGTTCGTGTTCGACGGGCTCGTATCGGGAAATCTGAAAAATACCGTTTTTTACGTGAGTTTTTCCGCGGCGATACTCGTCGTCATGTATATTCTGCTTCGGGTGGAGTATAATACCCTTTATAATTCGACTTATAGGGAAAGCGCCAATTTACGGCTGGATATTGCGGATACTTTGCGTAATCTGCCGCTTTCATATTTTTCAACGCATAATCTGTCCGATCTGTCTCAGACGATTATGGCAGACGTCGCCGCGATTGAACACGCCATGAGTCACGCGATGGCGAAAGCAGTCGGGTTTTTCCTGTTTTTTCCGCTCGTATCCGTTCTTTTGCTGAAAGGAAATCTGAAGCTGGGGCTGGCGGTCGTTTTGCCGATTGTCGTCGGTTTTTTGCTGATCGTGTGGTCCAAAAAAATCCAGCTGAAAGAAAACGGTACGTATTACGAGACGTTGAGGGATAATTCCGACAGTTTCCAAGAAGCGATCGAGCTGCAACAGGAAATAAAAAGCTTTAACCTTACGGAAAAGACCAAGCGCGCGTTGTATGAAAAAATGGAAGCAAGTGAGAAAATCCATTTAAAAGCGGAGCTTACGGCCGCCGTTCCGCTGCTTTCGTCGGGACTTATCGTTCAAATCGCTTTCGCCGTCGTTCTTCTGGTCGGTACGGGGCTCTTTTTGAAAGGTGAAATAAACATCGTATATCTTATCGGCTATATTTTAGTATCGATGAAAATAAAAGAAGCGGTGGACGGCGTCAGTCAGAATATTGCGGAACTCTATTATATCGATTCGATGATCAATCGCATCAAGGAAATGAAACGTACGGAAACGCAAAAAGGCCGGGATACGGAGCTGACGTCTTACGATATAGAACTTGAAAACGTCTCTTTTTCTTACCGCAAAGATACTGCGGTTCTCGAAAACATCAGCTTTACCGCAAACCAAAACGAGGTAACCGCTTTGGTAGGAGCGTCCGGCTGCGGCAAGACCAGCATTCTCCGTTTGATTTCCAGACTGTACGATTACGAGCATGGAACGATAAAAATCGGCGGTGTGGACATCAAGGAAATTTCCGCAGAATCGCTGTTTGCAAAAACATCCGTCGTTTTTCAGGACGTGATACTGTTCAACACGACCGTATTGGAAAACATCCGTATAGGAAACAAAACGGCGACGGATGCGGAAGTCAAAGCGGCGGCCCGTCTGGCAAACTGTGAAGAATTCATTGCGGGATTGCCGAACGGATACGATACGGTAATCGGTGAAAACGGTGCGACGCTATCCGGCGGCGAGCGGCAAAGACTGTCTATCGCCAGAGCCTTTCTGAAAAACGCGCCCATCATCCTTTTGGATGAAATCGCCGCCTCTTTGGACGTGGACAACGAGAAAAAAATACAAGAAAGTTTGAATGAGTTAACCAAAAACAAAACCGTCGTTATCATTTCTCACAGACTGAAATCCGTCGAAAACGTGGACAAGATCGTCGTTATCGCTGACGGAAAAGCGGAAGCGGTCGGAAAACACGCGGAATTGATGTCTTCGTCAAAAACTTACCGTAATTTGGTGGAAAAGGCGAAGCTGGCGGAAGCGTTTAAATACTAG
- the fusA gene encoding elongation factor G, which yields MLDKMRNIGIMAHIDAGKTTTTERILYYTGKIHRIGEIDDGAATMDWMTQEQERGITIQSAATTTYWRDCQINIIDTPGHVDFTAEVERSLRVLDGAVAVICAVGGVQPQTETVWNQADEYKVPRICFVNKMDRTGADFFAAMNDVHEKFGAATLALQIPIGAGNDFEGVIDLLRMKEIRWDSESEGERMTVSDIDDSRLEIARQWREKLIDEVASHNDEIAELFLMGEDIPVETLVGEIRKGTIERSFVPFLCGASRRNTGVQPLIDAIVDYLPAPDEVPPAHAFHVKKEENIEIPCKPDGMPLGLVFKIQYDREAGSLCYVRMYSGRIKAGEQIFNVGKKKRERVNRILRMHSNKSEPMDSVSAGDIAVFIGLKLAQTGDTLGSEGMPVLLENMHFPEPVISVAIEPATLSDRDKLKDTLEILSKEDPTFTSREDAETGQLIISGMGELHLDVLVTRMLEDFKVEARVGSPQVTYRESVTASADHTETYSRILGGKENTAGVTLHVEPRATGSGNSYACTVKKNAVPEDILDAVQRGITNSFGSGIKYGYPCTDIAVTVTALSYNELTSTPFAFEACAVAAFDAACEKASPELLEPVMNVDIVCPKEFVGDAMSQMTQRGGIICSMESKTGGDIVHAQAPMAKMFGFSTNLRSATQGRASFGMEFSHFQVKPGGLGNSY from the coding sequence ATGTTAGATAAAATGCGAAATATCGGAATTATGGCGCATATCGACGCGGGTAAAACCACGACGACGGAGCGCATTCTCTATTATACCGGAAAAATTCACCGCATCGGCGAAATAGACGACGGAGCCGCGACGATGGACTGGATGACTCAGGAGCAGGAACGCGGAATCACCATCCAGTCCGCCGCAACGACGACGTATTGGCGCGACTGCCAGATAAACATTATCGACACGCCGGGCCACGTCGATTTTACCGCTGAAGTGGAACGTTCGCTGCGTGTTCTCGACGGGGCCGTCGCCGTTATCTGTGCGGTCGGCGGCGTGCAGCCGCAGACGGAAACCGTTTGGAATCAGGCCGACGAATACAAAGTGCCGCGCATTTGTTTCGTGAATAAAATGGATCGCACCGGGGCCGATTTTTTTGCCGCAATGAACGACGTACACGAAAAATTCGGCGCGGCGACGCTGGCGCTGCAAATACCGATCGGCGCCGGAAACGATTTTGAAGGCGTAATCGATCTGCTGCGGATGAAAGAAATCCGGTGGGATTCCGAATCAGAAGGCGAGCGGATGACCGTGTCCGATATAGACGATTCCCGACTGGAGATTGCCCGGCAGTGGCGTGAAAAACTGATCGACGAAGTGGCTTCTCATAATGATGAAATTGCCGAATTGTTTTTGATGGGAGAAGACATTCCCGTTGAAACGCTGGTCGGGGAAATTCGCAAAGGTACGATCGAGCGTTCGTTCGTGCCGTTTTTGTGCGGGGCGTCGCGCCGCAATACCGGCGTGCAGCCGCTGATCGACGCGATAGTCGATTACTTGCCGGCTCCCGACGAAGTGCCGCCGGCTCACGCGTTTCACGTTAAAAAAGAAGAAAATATCGAAATTCCGTGCAAACCGGACGGTATGCCGCTCGGTCTGGTATTCAAGATCCAGTACGACCGAGAAGCGGGCAGCTTGTGTTACGTGCGCATGTATTCGGGCAGAATAAAAGCCGGCGAACAGATTTTCAACGTGGGCAAAAAAAAGCGGGAGCGCGTGAACCGCATTCTGCGGATGCACTCGAATAAAAGCGAACCGATGGACAGTGTGTCCGCAGGCGATATCGCCGTTTTTATCGGACTGAAGCTTGCCCAAACCGGCGACACGCTCGGCAGCGAAGGTATGCCCGTCTTGCTGGAAAACATGCATTTTCCCGAACCGGTCATTTCCGTCGCCATTGAACCGGCGACGCTTTCCGATCGGGACAAGCTCAAAGACACGCTTGAAATCCTTTCAAAAGAAGATCCGACGTTTACGTCGCGCGAGGATGCGGAAACCGGTCAGCTGATCATCTCCGGTATGGGAGAACTGCATCTGGACGTACTGGTAACCCGAATGCTGGAAGATTTTAAAGTTGAAGCGCGCGTCGGCTCTCCGCAGGTTACGTACCGTGAATCGGTTACCGCTTCCGCGGATCACACGGAAACGTATTCGCGCATTTTGGGCGGAAAGGAAAACACGGCCGGCGTCACGCTGCACGTGGAGCCGCGTGCAACCGGCAGCGGCAATTCGTACGCCTGCACGGTCAAAAAGAACGCCGTACCGGAAGATATTTTGGACGCCGTTCAGCGCGGCATCACCAATTCGTTCGGTTCGGGTATCAAATACGGCTATCCTTGTACGGATATTGCGGTAACGGTAACGGCGCTTTCGTACAACGAACTGACGTCGACGCCGTTCGCGTTCGAGGCGTGCGCGGTTGCCGCGTTCGACGCGGCGTGTGAAAAGGCTTCCCCGGAATTGCTGGAACCGGTTATGAACGTGGACATCGTGTGCCCCAAAGAATTCGTGGGCGACGCGATGAGTCAAATGACCCAGCGCGGCGGCATCATTTGCAGCATGGAATCAAAGACGGGCGGAGACATCGTGCACGCGCAGGCGCCGATGGCGAAGATGTTCGGTTTTTCCACCAATTTACGTTCGGCAACTCAGGGACGCGCGTCGTTCGGAATGGAATTCAGTCATTTTCAAGTCAAACCGGGCGGATTGGGTAATTCGTACTGA